Proteins from a single region of Bartonella sp. M0283:
- a CDS encoding ribonuclease E/G — protein MSNKMLIDASHPEETRVVVVRGNRIEEFDFESEHKKLIKGNIYLARVTRVEPSLQAAFVEYGGNRHGFLAFSEIHPDYYQIPVADRQALLEEEEKAARVEDEDEQENEKASRANKRKKSRSSEASNESETVSVSGEENDDTEQTADDTEDSVELVGAEDALEEVPTRERTPRRQYKIQEVIKRRQILLVQVVKEERGNKGAAMTTYLSLAGRYSVLMPNTARGGGISRKITNVQDRKRLKEVVKDLHVPKGMGVILRTAGANRTKTEIKRDYEYLMRLWENVRALTLESVAPCLVYEEGSLIKRSIRDLYNKDISEILVSGEQGYREAKDFMRMLMPSHAKVVQPYREQLPIFAHNGIEAQLDGMLQPEVTLKSGGYLVINQTEALVAIDVNSGRSTKEHSIEETACQTNLEAAEEVARQLRLRDLAGLVVIDFIDMEEKRNNRLVEKKLKDCLKDDRARIQVGRISHFGLMEMSRQRIRASVLESTMQPCPHCNGTGYIRSDSSLALHVIRSIEEYLLRNPHFNIIVRTSVATALYVLNHKRQALSDLENRFGLTINIEADDEVGAQNLAIYKGTPAEGTPAAVPQLPPVDEADDDNEVEEIAVELESEQKDIDNTDNNQRRKRRNRGKSNDRNEAKNQRVRNEDDVARSDEDNKRRRRRGRRGGRRYRDGEFERRRIPYAEPVGDFAEKALAEVIAARRQRRVPAAEPVGFSVTETITQPTPVVVKEQNVPEVAHEEAKIEEKEPKTTGKKRTRKTRAEAEVPSSENVSDETAGNDTIDKPAKKSPRTRRRSTKTVKQVVETVSEEQSPATEAIKDETSADDKPAKKTSKRSRKAKVDEKKSDESVNENKEIDNEKNETKSSKRTSRTKSKTSKKDETLSTEPVVTSSDENDEDKPKRVGWWQRKGFF, from the coding sequence ATGTCAAACAAAATGCTTATCGATGCCTCCCACCCGGAGGAAACTCGCGTGGTTGTTGTTCGTGGTAACAGAATTGAAGAATTCGATTTTGAATCCGAACACAAAAAACTGATAAAAGGAAATATTTATCTGGCTCGCGTAACGCGAGTTGAACCTTCTCTGCAAGCTGCATTCGTGGAATATGGCGGTAATCGTCACGGATTTCTTGCGTTTTCTGAAATTCATCCTGACTATTATCAAATTCCGGTTGCTGACCGCCAAGCGCTTCTTGAAGAAGAAGAAAAAGCTGCCCGTGTTGAAGATGAGGATGAACAGGAAAACGAAAAGGCTTCAAGAGCCAATAAAAGGAAAAAAAGTCGTTCGTCCGAAGCAAGCAATGAAAGCGAGACAGTTTCTGTTTCCGGTGAGGAAAACGACGATACTGAACAAACAGCAGACGACACAGAAGATAGTGTAGAACTTGTCGGAGCAGAAGACGCTCTGGAAGAGGTGCCAACCCGCGAGCGCACCCCGCGTCGGCAATATAAAATTCAGGAAGTTATCAAACGCCGCCAAATCCTGCTGGTACAAGTTGTAAAAGAAGAACGTGGCAACAAAGGCGCTGCCATGACCACCTATCTTTCTTTAGCAGGACGATATTCGGTCTTGATGCCGAATACGGCACGTGGCGGTGGCATTTCCCGCAAAATCACCAATGTGCAGGATCGTAAACGTCTCAAGGAGGTTGTTAAGGATCTTCACGTGCCGAAGGGAATGGGAGTCATTTTACGGACAGCCGGTGCCAATAGGACAAAGACCGAAATCAAACGCGATTACGAGTATCTGATGCGCCTATGGGAAAATGTCCGTGCATTGACACTTGAATCTGTTGCTCCTTGTCTTGTCTATGAAGAAGGTAGCCTTATCAAACGGTCGATCCGTGACCTTTATAACAAAGACATCAGTGAGATACTTGTTTCGGGCGAACAAGGCTATCGTGAAGCAAAAGATTTCATGCGCATGTTAATGCCGAGTCATGCAAAAGTTGTTCAACCATATCGTGAGCAGCTGCCAATTTTTGCGCATAACGGAATTGAAGCACAGCTTGATGGTATGTTGCAGCCGGAAGTAACGCTCAAATCCGGCGGATATCTGGTTATCAATCAAACCGAAGCCCTCGTCGCAATTGACGTCAATTCGGGCCGGTCCACAAAAGAACATTCTATTGAGGAAACGGCTTGCCAAACAAATCTCGAAGCTGCCGAAGAAGTTGCCAGACAGTTGCGACTGCGCGACCTCGCAGGACTGGTTGTTATTGATTTCATTGATATGGAAGAAAAACGCAATAATCGTCTTGTCGAGAAGAAACTCAAAGATTGCCTGAAAGATGACCGGGCCCGCATTCAAGTCGGTCGCATTTCGCATTTTGGTCTTATGGAAATGAGCCGTCAGCGCATTCGGGCATCGGTGCTGGAAAGCACGATGCAGCCCTGCCCACATTGCAATGGCACCGGCTATATACGTTCTGATTCGTCCTTAGCTCTGCACGTTATCCGCTCTATTGAGGAATATCTTCTGCGCAATCCGCACTTTAATATTATCGTCCGGACATCGGTCGCTACTGCCCTTTATGTTCTTAATCATAAAAGACAAGCTCTATCCGATTTGGAAAACCGTTTTGGTTTGACGATCAATATCGAAGCAGATGACGAGGTTGGTGCTCAGAATTTGGCTATATATAAAGGGACACCTGCCGAAGGAACGCCTGCTGCGGTACCTCAGCTTCCGCCTGTCGATGAAGCGGATGACGACAATGAGGTTGAAGAAATTGCCGTTGAGCTCGAAAGCGAACAAAAGGATATTGACAATACTGACAATAACCAAAGACGCAAACGTCGTAATCGCGGAAAATCTAACGATCGCAATGAAGCAAAAAATCAACGCGTCCGGAATGAAGATGATGTTGCGCGCAGTGACGAAGATAATAAGCGTCGTCGCCGGCGCGGGCGTCGCGGTGGCAGGCGCTATCGTGACGGCGAATTCGAACGTCGCAGAATTCCTTATGCGGAACCGGTAGGCGATTTTGCCGAAAAAGCGCTTGCAGAGGTTATTGCTGCAAGAAGACAAAGGCGCGTACCAGCCGCCGAACCAGTCGGGTTCTCGGTCACAGAAACTATAACCCAGCCAACGCCGGTTGTCGTAAAAGAACAAAATGTGCCGGAAGTTGCTCATGAGGAAGCCAAGATAGAAGAAAAAGAACCTAAAACAACAGGCAAAAAACGGACGAGGAAAACTCGCGCCGAAGCCGAAGTGCCTTCTTCTGAAAATGTCAGCGATGAAACTGCCGGGAATGACACTATTGACAAACCGGCCAAAAAGTCACCGCGCACTCGCAGACGTAGTACAAAGACTGTAAAACAAGTTGTCGAAACTGTTTCAGAAGAACAGTCCCCCGCTACAGAAGCAATAAAGGATGAGACTTCTGCTGACGATAAACCTGCTAAAAAGACTTCAAAACGCTCGCGAAAAGCGAAAGTCGATGAGAAAAAATCCGACGAATCCGTGAACGAGAATAAAGAAATCGATAACGAAAAAAATGAAACGAAGTCCTCTAAAAGGACGAGCCGGACAAAATCCAAAACAAGCAAAAAAGACGAGACACTTTCAACCGAACCTGTTGTGACATCTTCAGACGAAAATGATGAAGACAAACCGAAACGCGTCGGTTGGTGGCAAAGAAAAGGTTTCTTCTGA
- a CDS encoding biosynthetic peptidoglycan transglycosylase, whose amino-acid sequence MNSEPHNLLFKNVNRKIRNLIININMDIISISSYMEDNDEYVSELHYYILALEDRNFFRHCGVDFKAILREFKNMLIGKKYGGASTIDMQLVRTITNYRERTISRKIYEMTLAILLNFKFSKKQILNCYMRNAFLGSHIIGFEAAIEKRFKDKPVLNELEMASLAAMLLKPMPLNPTKEWFFANESRARYAQKVRVFVKESK is encoded by the coding sequence ATGAATTCCGAACCACATAATCTACTATTTAAAAATGTAAATAGAAAAATAAGGAATTTGATAATAAACATAAATATGGATATTATATCGATTTCTTCTTATATGGAGGATAATGACGAATACGTATCTGAGCTTCATTATTATATATTAGCCCTTGAAGATCGAAATTTTTTTAGGCATTGTGGGGTTGATTTTAAAGCTATTCTTCGTGAATTTAAAAATATGCTTATAGGTAAAAAATATGGCGGCGCTAGTACTATTGATATGCAACTTGTGAGAACAATTACTAATTACAGAGAACGAACAATCTCACGAAAAATATATGAAATGACTCTAGCTATTTTACTGAATTTTAAATTTTCAAAAAAGCAAATTTTAAATTGTTATATGCGCAACGCATTTTTAGGCAGCCACATAATAGGTTTTGAAGCTGCGATCGAAAAACGTTTCAAAGATAAACCAGTGTTGAATGAGTTAGAGATGGCGTCTTTAGCTGCAATGCTTTTGAAGCCTATGCCCTTAAACCCCACAAAAGAATGGTTTTTTGCAAATGAATCAAGAGCGAGGTACGCGCAAAAGGTTCGGGTTTTTGTAAAAGAGAGCAAATAA
- a CDS encoding DUF1090 domain-containing protein, which yields MKRKLFLAFPLVFLTFSFAHAEPALKGCAAKKQAIETQLDYARKYNNSHQIIGLEKALKDVSENCTDEKLRAERKAKISEKMRKVSEREAELNDAKAQGKRKKITKKMEKLEKAKQELKEAQDELNR from the coding sequence ATGAAAAGAAAATTGTTCTTGGCCTTTCCTCTCGTATTTTTAACTTTTTCATTTGCTCATGCTGAACCGGCATTGAAAGGTTGTGCAGCTAAAAAACAAGCTATTGAAACGCAGCTTGATTATGCCCGTAAATACAACAATAGCCATCAGATAATCGGGTTGGAAAAAGCGCTAAAAGATGTTTCTGAAAATTGCACTGACGAGAAACTGAGAGCAGAACGGAAAGCCAAAATATCCGAAAAAATGAGAAAAGTCTCTGAAAGGGAGGCCGAACTCAACGATGCAAAAGCACAGGGTAAGCGGAAAAAAATAACAAAGAAAATGGAAAAACTGGAAAAGGCAAAACAGGAGTTGAAAGAGGCGCAAGACGAATTGAATCGCTAA
- a CDS encoding NAD kinase, translated as MEKPIERFHFIASKTEQARNSLQALIERYGQSTVDDADVIVVLGGDGTMLEVLRNFMNSGKPIYGMNRGSVGFLMNEYRIANLPQRIAKAHKEDIKPLRMIADSSSEGHVEALAINEVSLFRQSYQAAKIKISIDGKIRMDELNCDGVMVATPAGSTAYNLSAQGPILPLLAPLLALTPVSPFRPRRWHGALLPNSVTVRFDMLELDKRPVNAAADNVEVKSVSSVVISLAKGVKASILFDSNHSWDERILSEQFRY; from the coding sequence ATGGAAAAACCTATAGAGCGATTTCATTTTATCGCGTCTAAAACCGAACAGGCGCGCAACTCTCTTCAAGCATTGATAGAGCGCTACGGTCAATCGACCGTAGATGACGCTGATGTCATTGTTGTTTTGGGGGGCGACGGGACAATGTTGGAAGTTCTGCGCAACTTCATGAATTCCGGAAAGCCTATTTATGGAATGAATCGCGGTTCTGTCGGATTTCTTATGAATGAATATCGGATAGCCAATCTACCACAACGGATTGCGAAAGCACATAAAGAAGATATAAAGCCGCTCAGAATGATTGCCGATTCCAGCTCCGAAGGTCATGTCGAAGCATTGGCAATCAATGAAGTCTCTTTATTTCGCCAATCTTACCAAGCTGCGAAAATAAAAATCAGCATAGATGGCAAAATCCGTATGGACGAGCTTAATTGCGATGGCGTGATGGTTGCAACACCAGCGGGATCTACAGCTTACAATCTTTCCGCTCAAGGGCCAATTTTACCATTACTTGCTCCATTGCTCGCGCTAACGCCTGTTAGCCCATTTCGTCCGCGCAGATGGCATGGCGCACTTTTACCAAATTCTGTCACAGTTCGTTTTGATATGCTTGAACTAGATAAACGGCCGGTTAATGCTGCTGCTGACAATGTAGAAGTAAAGTCGGTCAGTTCGGTGGTCATTTCTCTGGCAAAG